From the genome of Nicotiana tabacum cultivar K326 chromosome 17, ASM71507v2, whole genome shotgun sequence:
cgtgacttgccggggtgggtggtttggttccggggatgtttcagagtgaattgggatacttagtcctaaggttgggagcttaagttgaaagagttgatcggatgttgatttatatgtagacgactccgaaatagaattttgatggttccgatagcttcatatggtgattttggacttaggcgtatgtccgaaaatgGATTTGGAGGGCCGTAGGTCGATTTGGTGCATTTTGGCGAAGgttgaaaagttgaagatttggaaggttgatcgagagttgactttgtagatatcgggttcgaattttaGTTCCggatgtgtcatttatgacttgtgtgcaaaatttgaggtcaatcggagttggtttgatatagttcggcattggttttagaagttggaagtgcATTAGTTCAATAGGATTGAATCGATTGTGAGGATAACATTTAGGGAAGAAGGGAAATCCATTAGCGTAAAATATGTCGCCCAATATCCTCCACCAGTTACTAATAAACTCGTCATGTAAAAGAAGAGTTATGCATAAGTTTGTAAAAGAAAATTGACGGCAAAGTGGGAATACATGGGATGTTGAGAAGCACGTTCTGGCTACATTCCCAGTGTAGAGAACTAGGGTGTATGTAATTAAAAAGGACAAAAGTAGACTAATGATATTTATCAAAACCTGGGAATTTCTTCGACCTTTAGAAAGATGACTTGTAAGTTCTGATTGATATTGACCGTAAATCATTCAACTACGGATTCCTTGCTCAAAGGTGGCTACAACTTTAGCTCGAAAACACAAAAAGCAATTAACACACTTCTTTTAAAAAACAATTTTCAATAGCGATTAAGCGTTCCCAAAGGGACAATTCAGTGGTCACAAGACTACCACAGCTTGGATCGCAGTGTCACAAGTTCAAGGAATGTTTTTTGCTAAATATGTGAAGAACCCAGTGAAGATCATTTATGAACTAAAAATATAGGAGAAAAGATCTTACTTTTACACGCCAACGGTGTTTCTCCACCTTCTAAGATACTCGGcacaaaaaatatatcttagaatcTGTTTTTGATATGGCATTAGATTTTTTGAACAAAGCTAAGAACTGCTTCTATTTTTTTGCGTTGTCAATATGCCTAAGCTTCGGACCTTTGCTACCTTCATGAGTTTGATATGTAGATGTTTCGACCAATTTGCCAATAGCATTGACAAAGCTAGAGGTAAAAACACATTCAAAATATCCTATGCGCTTATTTACAGTGACTGAGATATATGCACTATCAGAACTAAAGAATTTCCAAATCTCCAGAATTGCTAATCCTATGAACAATTGGCTATATGGTGATGGGTTCTTGAATTTTGACATATACACAGATATGAAGAAAGTATTCAGGGTTCATCAAATTGTTTACCACCCATGCAAAAGGAATCTCCATTTTTGGTTCAATTCCCTGAATGCGTATGAGCTTAATCACAGCACCATCTGACACAGAGCAGGAGACAATGCGCTCATTCAACATCTCTCCACTTTGTTCCATGCTGCTCTTTTTTGTTTCTTCAAGAGATAATCTCTGTCCAACCTCAACTTCTTCTCCAGAAACGTCATCTTTTGGCAGAAGTTTTTCCCCAAAAAGCTCGCGCAGAAGCTTCGTTATTGCATCACACAAGGTGAAGCATTTGCCTCCTGCAATCAAACCCATCAAGGAAAGGGAGCAAAACATTAATAATCACAACAATTTTAAGTGTGTAAATGCTGAAAGAGGTATCTCCCCTATGCTTTTGGCTCTTGTTTGCCCCATCAAATTGTGCAAAAGCCATTAATAACTACCTTCGACTCAACATAATCTCAACTGTTTAATCTACGCAAACTTTATTAGTACAGCTTGCTGAACATTAACACAAGAACCCATGGGACAGTTCTTCCCAAATGACATTGGTAGTCTTCATTCCAACGGATTCTTTGTCTCAAGTTCTTTATCCAAGGGACTTCACAAAAGCACCAAACACTTTAACTCTGTGAAGTCTTATTGCTCACAATCCATCCACATCCTAAGCTTGTCTAAAGTCCACCTAAAATTAAATTTGTGCCAGAAGAGAGCAAAAGATGTAGATTAATCACATCATCCATGGTATATTTAAGCAAACTGCTAGCCTCCTACCTGTCAACCTTTCACCTCATAGGAAAAGGAACACTAAAGTTAACCCTGCAATGCAGAATTTAATTACCAATCTTCTCAGTATGGTTTTGATGTTCATGAAGTTAACGTACGTTTGAGTTAGTGTGCATGCACAAAtacaaaatgaaactaaaaacaATTATAGCCAAATTTCTTACCATCTCCATGAATCTCAACAGGTCTGTTTATGTAGGAGATTTTGTCCCAACTTTCAACCGCAGGTGCATCTTGCAAGTCATCAAAATCCTCATTGATAGTCCTAACATACAGTCGAACCGGTATTCTACCTGAATACAACAAAACAGAAGATAATTTGTATGGAAGTAAcaagtttaaaagtttaagaaGGAGCATATCTGTTAGTTCATCTCCCAAAAAGAAAAGCAGCAAGAATGCATGAATTAGAACTccctccccccaccccccacaCCCAACAGAAAAGGAGATTATTACTGACATACTGATGCATAGTGTGGGGATGTCAAAATGAAGAGCATTGAACATAACATCTTGTACACATGGTAGGCATGTCAAGATTGAGGGAAGCAAATTGTGTTTCCAGAACACAGAACAGTAATCACATTTTGAAAGCTTTGCAAAAAGTATCACCTGCTAAAACACAattatatgaatttttctttgtcTAAAAGCAGagtgttggattttgcatttgTTACTGCTGATATTTGATTTACCAGAATAATAAGTAGTTTAGTCGAAGGAGGAGTCtttgtttaaatttaaatttaataggaTAAGTTAGTTGAGATAGTttaagtttttgaatttgaatatttattctcctgattttctgcagattctgtttttaaattggctatttaaagccTTGTTATGCTTAACAAAATTATTGAGACTTTTTCAATCAATACTTTTAATCTTTTTGTTGCCCCATCTTTTAAAAAACCAACACAGGAATTACTACACGTTTCAATGTATTCTACTTCTAGAATAAATTCAGAATCCATTCATTTGACAGGTCATGGGGTAAATGTGATAGACTTTAAAAGATATTACCAGTCCGTTACCTGTTGTAAAGGAAAGCAGGAGAGAGAAATCAATTAGCTCCATCCACATCTGATCAGTTTGGCCACGATTTTACTCAAGATGTGTATATCTATCATCTAAACATAGTATCCTAATTCAGATGACTTGCAGGTTTTAACTCATCAGTGTCAAATGGACTTCGGGTATATGAACAATCCATAAGGAGTACCATACACCCATGCGAAACCTATTGACGTGCACATAAAATAAAGGTCCATACTTATTCAAAACCTGCTTATTACCCTTCAGGGCCAAGTTTTTTCCACTTTCATTATAATGTGTATCACGTATCACAGAAAAGAGAATGAAGAACCATCATAGTTCATTCCCATTTCAGGACCACTTTCTTCATGCATATTATGTTCACTTTGTAACTTGTATATTGTATCCTCTGGATGCCCATTAACAAAAGTCTTAATCAAAAAAGATGTTCATTGAACCTCGTCAGTCTGATCTTACTTGACCCCCAATGTGATGAATACTAGAATtcttaaaaataagaataaaaaccAAAAGTTGATCAGGAAAGGCAACATCTAGTGAACAATTTCTGCAAAATGGAAGATTCCCAAACAAAGGTTTATTCAACCACATTCCCTTTATGAGACAAAATTAGGTAGATCTTCCttgttcttttttccttttcttttgttataGGTAGAGAATCATTTTCCTTCTTGCTCTTAAATTATAGTTAAAAGGACAATGGTGGGTTTTGGTCTATAAGATAGCTTCCCAAAGAAGACTTGACAACCGATTTCCTCAGTGTTTGAGAAGGAAATCCTAGGGTAAACTTCCATTCCTGGCTGTTGACCAGTCCTTCCATCTTTACCAATAAACTACTGAAGCCCACTCCAATAAAAAAGCAGAGCAAGAATTAGTGTCTTGATGCCTCCTAATGAAACTTCCTCATAAAAAACAAGTTAATTAAGCCTATAAAGGGCTCAATCTCCTACCCACAACAGCACACGCAAGTTGCTTCAGCGAGCTCACCAGTGCCGCACAAAGAAAACATGTCATGGACAAATAATCACATTTCACCACTTTAACCAGAAATTGAAACAAATAATTTCTCTGGCACAGTTCACCTAATTGATAAGAAAATTATGGAAAAGGATGATTAAATTACAAGCCACAACAGTTGGTATTAAACTAACAATTACATTGTTTTATCTTGGACTAAAAGACCAAGTCATGAACTAAGATTTTTTGATAAGTAGGTAACTAAGATTTGAAAGTGCCTTGACATGTGAAGCGATTTAAACAGCTGAACTCTTATCatgaagggaaaatgaaattttgaaacACGAATAAAGCGACTTCCCTCCACTATGCACTAGGGCAAGCTCCTCTAACATGTCCTGGTGCTAAGTTAATCTCTCCCACTAGCTAGAGCCCTCAAATTAGAACTTCATCATTGCCAAGCTATGGAGCAACATTTATTACTCAGCAGTTCAACTTAGCTACCTCCAATTACATCCAATCAAAAGAAATTAGAACAGAAGTTTTTGACTAACTTATTAAAAGGAAGGGGAGCGAGAGAGATTTTGTGTGTGTGCCAACTGAACTTCCACAGTGTTAACATATTCTGTAGGCTAGACTGGCTACATACACGTGTAACTCACCTGTTTTAGCTGGTCCTGTTCCATCTGCATTTTGAGTGCTTTCCGGTGATTTAGGAGAGGAAGAGCTAAGTTGTATTGAAAAATCATCCACCACTAGGCCAAGTTTAAGCTTAGACGAGATTCGGAGATAAGCTTCTAAATTACCTGATAGATCGAACACAGTACAGTGAGTGATCTAAACATAGATACAATAAGATTGCCTAGAAAGATGAAACCCTTCATGAAACAGCCCCCTAGCACTGTATGTGTATGGCACTGGTGAAAATGACAATAACCACGTGAGAAATGAACGAAGAAGCCCGTATTATAAACCCTGCAATTAAGATGCATACCATCCATAATGGAGCGCCAGAGTTCTAATTGATCAGGTTGGGACATATTCATTACATTCTTGCAGTTCCCATTGATTACGTATGCTGCCTGCAGATCAGCCAATAGAAATATATCAGAAAGTAAACAACAAGTCCAATATAGCGAGACCTCATTTCTAAAGCCAAACCCCACCACCAATCCCCTGTCAACCCCTAccatgccccccccccccccggctcggaCTCACATCTCTGACCACCAACATAGTCAGCTGTTCCCGGAGAATTTGCATATTATAAACCAGAAGATGCATTTGGAATGAACTTATTGTTAACTTCATACGTAATTTAGCTTCCTTAAAGGCTTAAACAtgataaaaaatatacaattaaCTGTATGTAAATTAAGCTAACTTCATAGACTCACTAGCAATTAGATACGTCTAACACCAAAATGGCGCAGCACCAGTATGACACCAAAGAATGAGGCAGGATCATACTTTTACAAGCCACATTGTCACTTGTAACATACAAGAAAGGAAGTTAACAGTGCagaagcaaacaaaagaaactatacCTAACCTCTTTTAATGAATTGATAAAACTCCACTTTGCACTATCTTCGCCTTCACAAGGTGTTAAAATATTTCCAGGATATCCTCTAAAATGTACCTGCAGAGAGAGTGCATGAAGGTGTCTCCATTAAAGTGAGATGCATTGATGATAATATAGTAACTTGTTTTATTAAGCAATGCATGATAAAACAATATAAAAATTTAAGTTCCAAGTAAGCAAGGTAGTTCGACCTCTATAGTCAAAACTCAAAACAATACCGATGATATTTTGGCCACCTTATGCTTTGATACACTCACAGAACCAATTATAAATATCATTTCTTGCATTAAAGTAATCGTTCAAATGATATTTCTTTCATAGATAAATTTAATGAAATATCATGGATCCTACTTCATTCCATGTTCCATATGTATATTTGTAACACCTAAAGCTAATACTTGTTGAAATGAAATCCAATGATTAATTATGAAACAGAAAACTAGATGTAAGTTCCACAGTCTAGATATTGCTTTCACATATCTAATTCATTGTAATTTGATGTTGTTACCTTTCAAGAATGTTGAATATGTTGGTTTCCACTTTAATGTCAATTTTTGAATTAGACAGGTCAAAATATACTAAAACCATAAGATAAACAGAACCTATTTTTTAGAATGCTTACTAGAAATTATCttatctaattttattttttttataatggtAACAAAAAATTATCTTAGCTAAATTGATGCTAGTAAATTATTAAGTACTAAAGAGTAACTCAATCAATCAAACAACTGCACCTCAATTTCGAACTACTTGGCTTGGCTATATGACCTACTTACATTCATTCTGTAAAACCCGGCCCATTTTGCTCCAATACTATCAAATAATTTGTCTATTAAGGCACATTAGGGTTCTCTAACGTTAGAGGAATTCTCGGTCTCACGCTTTCCCTATATTGACACACAAATTTCTAACCAGAGTCCCAGACTAAACGACTCCTGACAAATATCAGACCTAATGAATGTGTAACAACAGCTAAGTCTTAATTCCCACTATTTGGTATCATCTATATGAATCCTTTGCTTttattatgaatattattaactaAATCCGCATTGATTTCAAGCAACTTTAGATTTTGAAACAAATCTCTACACGATTTTAATCTAGATTGCCCCATTAACATCTTCAACCACCCAATATGACACTAATGGACCAGATAATTTGGAGGTTTACGTAGGACATGACCAAACTATAGAAATATATTGCCTAATTTATCATCTTGAATTTGATTTAGACTTTTATGTTTTAGATTCATGTCATCAACAAGCATGACAAGGAAAACTGAGACCAGTTGCACATCACTTTCCAGTGTATGCAACCTGTACAACTACACAACCTTAATCCACAGACCACACATTAATGAATTGAACAAACAAATTAATAATCAAATGAATGTACTATAAGGGAAACTTAGGGTCAACTGGTATAGAGGGAaaggtatataaagtaatttagtTTACTATAACTTAAAGTGAACTATATGTTTACCTTACTCCTTCCTTTCCTCCTATTATTCAAACCAATCTAAGTGTCATAATACGCACAAATTGTATTGAGCTACTGGGCTTATATGATCTACCAATTAAATCCAAGGAGTCATTGATCTAAATGGATCTGAAATCTTTGAGAATATAATATGGTGGAGAGAATATTCATGCCCAGCAATCTCTTATTCAGTAGTTATACATATTCCCATCCTTGCCATGCTTAGAACTATCTAAACATTAGAGTATTTTTGGCACAAAACCATGTGAGAGGAGAAAGGTGACGGTTTGCAATCTTAGCTTTGTAAGAGACAAAAAGGGTTTATCTTTCTTCAACCGATGAGCAAATAGCTTCAACCTCCGTTTTCTCGAAAGTAAaaaaggaagtaaaagaaaatgtaGTAGCTTGCAAATTTAGTTCATTAAGACACTAAAATAGACTTCATATATTGGTACCAATCACTCTAATTCTTCCTCAATTTGGTGGAGAAGATGAGGCTTTGAAAAAGATAATGTCATGGGTGGAGAAGATGAGGCTTTGAAAAAGATAATGTCAAGGGTTGCATCCCTCCTCTTCCACTCATTATttacttcctaaatcttataaaaTCAAGTTAAGTTACcaattttcactacccttccccTGGAAAGTCCAGCAAAGATGGTGTTACTTTCAGCTGATAGTTCCTCATAGCTTAAAGCAAAATACATCGACATACCGTCAGATTCCAAGGACGTTCAGGTTCTGCACAAAGAAGATCAAAGAGTACCCCAGTTGGTATATACCTGCATCAAGAATGCAAATATCCATAAGATCAAATTGTTAATCGCATAACAAAATTAATTTAAGGGCAGTCAAACACACATAAATACACTTAAATGAGGAAAATGAGAAAAGCTGACAAAAAAGTTTCCCAACTTGATATCACTCTCTCTAGATTCTTCAAATTTATTCAAGAAAACCTTCCAGAATGAATAAGTCAATTCAAGATCATCAACTGCTATACCATCCGAGATGCAGATAATGTCCTAAGGCTACCATCAACAGATATCAACAGAAAAAAGAGAAAGTGATACATGAttgattcatatggtgaaaacaaATGAGATAGCTGACTGGTATGATACGGGACCAAGAAAAGACAAGAACTAAATAATGGATGGTGAGATATGGAACCAAGAAAGCTGTAAGACAAGAACAAGATGAACTGAAACAAAGACTATAGTATATTTCTGGAGCATATGCTACTTGAATGAAAAAAACATCAGATACATGTTTAATATAGAACAAGGAAATCCACATCCGTTGAGAATAAAGTCATTAATGTCATCTATGTACCACAATTTGTCTCGAGCACAAGAATATACTTGAACAACACAGCAGTTCTACACCAAAATTATGCTAAAATATACTGATTGGCATGAGGGTATTGCGTACCATTTGAGAGGCAAGCCTTTGTACTCAAACCATACGGTATCTACACCAGGAGGAAGTGAATTACTGAAGAAAGGTTTTATTTTTGTTCCTAAAAGAGGCAAGTAACCTATTCGAGGAGCTAAAATCTGCAATATAAAACACCATCAAATACATAAATTAGCTAGTGTAGATTAAATATAAATACACACAAGCACACACATTCAAGCTTCTGCATTGGGGTAATATGCTTTCATTTATGTGTCTGTAATAGCCACGAGGCAGCAGTATTTTAAGTAGCTGCAGAGGATCACTGATTTCACAGTCACTTGTCCAGGATTAGGTTTGACATGGATGATAAGATTCGACTCATGAAAAAACAGATTGAGAGTACTGTCAACTGGAAGTAAGAGAGCAAATACTATCCAAACCAAGCTGTGCTCAATTCTCAAAAAGCAGCTATATTTTTGTTTGGGATCTTTAGGagaaaatatttctattttaacgCAGAATCACATTGACTCTTTAAGCAATCATTCGAAACGGTTAAATTTTTCGTATTAACGTTCTTAAAGCCTCTCCTATAACCATATTACACATGTACATCACGAGTAGCAAAGAAAGAAAATCCACTTGCTTCCTAAAAACTGGGTTTTGCTATTACCCCAAAGACTAATGTAAACCACAAATCCCAGAACCtcaaaaagggcagcccggtgcactaagctcccgctatatgCTGAGTCCggggaagggtcggaccacaTTGAGTTTATGTACGCAGCTTTACCTTGCATTTCTCTTACATGTTTCCGCAGTTTGAACCCGTGACCCACAAGGCGAAAACTTTTACCATTGTGCTAAGGCTCCCCTTCACATTAGACAAAAATTATCAGCCCTCAACATTACTCTGCAGTGCCACAATTCACTAGTGAATTCAGCTTAaaactttctttcttcttcccaacCAATCAACAGTGATTCCCGGCATGTCTTCAACCCTTGATACATAGGTTGGAGGTGGTGGCGTGTTATCACCAAACCATCATTTCGTAAATTCAGCTTTAAACTTTCTTTCCCCCTTCCAATGGTTCAACGGTGGTTCCCTACTTACACCAGCGTAACGCATGATCCAGCCTGAGCTGGACGCACTTTTTACCTCTAAACCAATCTTCGGCGATCAATTCAGACAAACTCTCACTCTCTCCACTCACTTGTCAATTCAGCTTAAAACTTTAGTAAATTTTCTTAGCATTGGCACATTCAGAAACTTACACTATTAATTCCAATTACAGATTCAAAAATTCGATTCATTAAAAACCAAACTCAGGCACAAGAAAATTTCGTGTAGTAATAAAATAGGGCAAAAATGGAAAAGGAGAGTACCAGAGCAGGGGGAGGAGAAGGGAGAGTAGTGACTTCGGATTCGTGAAGGTGAATCTGTAGTGGAATTGCTCCTTCCCATACGTATTTCTGTGCTTCAGTTCCTCCTGCTCCTTTACTTCCCATTATTCTCTTCTCTTCTCTACAAAGAGTCGAAGAATTTTcgctttcttctttcttttttattcaaATCGCAGCAATCGATCACCGATGCCGTGAAGTCATGGTGAAGCGGAGATTTAATAATTGGAATTGGTGTGGTGCcactaattttataattttgtgtGTAAAACTTGAAGTTACACGCATATTGAATTGAGGCCCATTCAGGTGCAGGCTGAACCAGATGGCAACTTGGGCAAAGTGCACAAATAGCCGTTTTAAGTGATGATGTACACAAATAGCCCTTGTTCCCGCTTGCCCGTGTGCAGAAATTTAAGTTTAACAAGTATTGCTTCTCGTTTGTTTCATGTGCAAAACTTTTAACTTTTTATCTTAGGAGTTCTGTTCATGGAATAAATGgggttaaaaaataaaaatcgccccaaaatgtATCATATTTTGTAGATTGGCAAAGAGCCAAATATACGGCTACTTTCGAAAATTGTCTAAAAATACCTCTCGTTATACTACTGGATTATTTaaacccctgcagtcatactttgggttcaaatatacccctcatttagaCGGAGGACACGTGTCATCAtcttgttggtcaattctaaatatctcctaattaattaaaaagactcattacgcacccccgaaaaataattttttaaagcaattttttttttataaaaagtggAAAAAACTG
Proteins encoded in this window:
- the LOC107810645 gene encoding autophagy protein 5 (The RefSeq protein has 3 substitutions compared to this genomic sequence) → MGGKGAGGTEAQKYVWEGAIPLQIHLHESEVTTLPSPPPALILAPRIGYLPLLGTKIKPFFSNSLPPGVDTVWFEYKGLPLKWYIPTGVLFDLLCAEPERPWNLTVHFRGYPGNILTPCEGEDSAKWSFINSLKEAAYVINGNCKNVMNMSQPDQLELWRSIMDGNLEAYLRISSKLKLGLVVDDFSIQLSSSSPKSLESTQNADGTGPAKIGRIPVRLYVRTINEDFDDLQDAPAVESWDKISYINRPVEIHGDGGKCFTLCDAITKLLRELFGEKLLPKDDVSGEEVEVGQRLSLEETKKSSMEQSGEMLNERIVSCSVSDGAVIKLIRIQGIEPKMEIPFAWVVNNLMNPEYFLHICVYVKIQEPITI
- the LOC107810645 gene encoding autophagy protein 5 isoform X1, which produces MGSKGAGGTEAQKYVWEGAIPLQIHLHESEVTTLPSPPPALILAPRIGYLPLLGTKIKPFFSNSLPPGVDTVWFEYKGLPLKWYIPTGVLFDLLCAEPERPWNLTVHFRGYPGNILTPCEGEDSAKWSFINSLKEAAYVINGNCKNVMNMSQPDQLELWRSIMDGRIPVRLYVRTINEDFDDLQDAPAVESWDKISYINRPVEIHGDGGKCFTLCDAITKLLRELFGEKLLPKDDVSGEEVEVGQRLSLEETKKSSMEQSGEMLNERIVSCSVSDGAVIKLIRIQGIEPKMEIPFAWVVNNLMNPEYFLHICVYVKIQEPITI